A single genomic interval of Musa acuminata AAA Group cultivar baxijiao chromosome BXJ3-4, Cavendish_Baxijiao_AAA, whole genome shotgun sequence harbors:
- the LOC135634670 gene encoding receptor-like cytosolic serine/threonine-protein kinase RBK2, which yields MEELGGGGNGSPPRVSAGKPPRHGGTVHSARDRHSAMSVPAFASAQDLRCLDLEKEADEVLAECSPRGVLDDGLRCLDSETTSKASTSYTETQMIRSSFALWHGFFRLWKHKSMRRLSSFPPIGFRKRSRRRRSNRDSRVPMPDSTSAADNESSSFKPTWRNFTISELEKATNNFNSENMIGKGGSAEIYRGCLENGQLVAVKKITRGTTEEKTHNFLSEMGVLVHVDHPNTARLIGVGVEGGMHLVLVLSPHGSLANLLHDSKDKLAWGIRYKVAVGTANGLEYLHERCHKRIIHRDIKAANILLTEDFEPQICDFGLAKWLPDEVTHHTLPSFEGTFGYLAPEYCMHGVVDEKTDVFAFGILLLELISGRRAVNSSQQSLLMWAKPLLEQNRIRDLVDPSLGDSYDSKQMDRAAKTAYICIQHSSVLRPRMSEVLKLLSGGDEGRAENGRALHRSFLRRTYSEEIFDAEEYNATRYLSDITRHKQIAFDF from the exons ATGGAGGAGCTCGGTGGCGGCGGCAATGGCTCACCTCCGAG GGTGTCCGCAGGGAAACCCCCGAGGCATGGAGGAACGGTGCATTCCGCCCGCGACAGGCACTCGGCCATGTCGGTTCCCGCCTTCGCCTCTGCTCAAG ATCTGCGGTGCCTCGACCTGGAGAAGGAGGCCGACGAGGTCCTCGCGGAATGCTCGCCCCGGGGTGTCCTCGACGACGGTCTGAGGTGTTTGGACTCGGAAACGACCTCCAAGGCCAGCACTTCCTACACGGAGACCCAAATGATTCGAAGCAGCTTCGCGCTGTGGCACGGCTTCTTTCGGCTGTGGAAGCACAAGTCCATGAGGCGCCTCTCGAGCTTCCCCCCCATCGGGTTCCGGAAGcggtcgaggaggaggaggagcaacagGGACTCTCGTGTCCCCATGCCGGACTCCACCTCGGCTGCCGATAACGAGTCCTCCTCCTTTAAGCCCACTTGGAGGAACTTCACCATTTCGGAGCTTGAAAAGGCCACCAACAATTTCAACTCTG AGAACATGATAGGGAAGGGTGGCTCTGCCGAGATCTACAGAGGATGTCTGGAAAATGGCCAGCTTGTAGCAGTCAAAAAGATCACCAGAGGAACAACAGAAGAAAAAACTCACAATTTCCTCTCCGAGATGGGAGTTCTTGTCCATGTAGACCACCCAAACACTGCCAGATTGATCGGAGTCGGAGTCGAAGGAGGCATGCACCTTGTTCTTGTCCTCTCACCTCATGGAAGCTTAGCAAACCTTCTTCACG ATTCGAAAGACAAACTTGCGTGGGGAATACGATACAAGGTCGCCGTAGGGACAGCCAACGGACTCGAGTACCTCCACGAGAGGTGCCACAAGCGCATCATTCATCGAGATATCAAGGCTGCGAATATACTGCTCACCGAGGACTTCGAGCCACAG ATATGTGATTTCGGCCTCGCGAAGTGGCTGCCTGACGAAGTGACGCATCACACATTGCCAAGCTTCGAAGGCACATTTGG ATACCTTGCTCCCGAATACTGCATGCACGGCGTGGTCGATGAGAAGACCGATGTGTTTGCTTTCGGAATCCTGCTGCTTGAGCTCATCAGCGGACGCAGGGCAGTGAACTCTTCGCAGCAAAGCTTGCTGATGTGG GCGAAGCCATTGCTCGAGCAGAACCGCATCAGGGACCTCGTCGATCCGTCTCTCGGTGACTCTTACGACTCCAAGCAGATGGATCGAGCAGCAAAGACGGCGTACATATGCATTCAGCACTCATCAGTTCTGCGACCTCGCATGAGTGAG GTTCTAAAGCTATTGAGTGGAGGAGACGAAGGCCGAGCTGAGAACGGAAGAGCGCTTCACAGGTCGTTCTTGAGGAGGACATACTCCGAGGAGATCTTCGATGCAGAAGAGTATAATGCGACGAGATACCTGAGCGACATTACTCGGCACAAGCAGATTGCTTTCGATTTCTAG